A genomic region of Eucalyptus grandis isolate ANBG69807.140 chromosome 5, ASM1654582v1, whole genome shotgun sequence contains the following coding sequences:
- the LOC120293826 gene encoding proline-rich receptor-like protein kinase PERK12, translated as MVGSRESMAIVFTVILVLLSTTVGPSTAREIRPADHGLEYQSSPPSGVDPPPDMTSFFGTSSSASPPPPPSSLSSSNAPATDTALTGPMESSSSWPQHHGGNGGGGGGRDRVRDVLVVASIACGAVGVVLLGRRLFFFLFRFKRERARPEPQSTSQQEK; from the coding sequence GAATCCATGGCCATCGTGTTCACCGTCATTCTCGTCCTGCTCTCGACCACCGTCGGACCGTCGACAGCCAGAGAGATCCGCCCAGCGGATCACGGCCTGGAGTACCAGAGCTCGCCGCCCTCGGGAGTGGACCCGCCACCAGACATGACGTCGTTCTTCGGGACATCGTCATCAgcatctccgccgccgccaccgtcgtcTTTGTCCTCATCCAACGCTCCAGCCACGGACACCGCATTGACGGGGCCGATGGAATCGAGCAGCTCCTGGCCGCAGCATCACGgtggcaacggcggcggcggaggagggagggatCGGGTGAGGGACGTGCTGGTGGTGGCGAGCATAGCATGTGGGGCCGTCGGGGTGGTGCTGCTGGGGCGtcggcttttctttttcctcttccggTTCAAAAGAGAAAGAGCCCGACCAGAACCTCAGTCAACAAGTCAACAAGAGAAATAA